One genomic segment of Enterobacteriaceae bacterium 4M9 includes these proteins:
- a CDS encoding DNA-packaging protein: MTTAEQKSYARKIECEEDGLYYARYFFKQRTGGKMIIAPHHKVIQQTLDRVIDGEITRLIINVPPGYTKTELATINMMGRGLALNTRARFMHLSYSHNLALLNSSTARGMIKSKAYQSMWPMELRDDADSKAMWWNEFGGGVYASSAAGQVTGFRAGHMEPGWQGALIIDDPVKPDDAYSETVRDGVNNRFNETIKSRLAIETTPMVVIMQRIHYHDLSGYLLRGGSGEKWHHLNLPVIIDNSQSYAAQYPENTHAVPIEHGLPDGWLWPFKHNESHRVSLFSHRRTVEAQYMQKPRRFNAEGALWTEAVITAAHELNIDGDKIRTVIAIDPQATNSDESDETGIVAASAYGAGDKKQFSVDGDYSGKYSPAGWARKAIWAYEHHNADAIVIETNQGGDMAEETLRNAGFKGRIIRVHASKGKYARAEPISALYEQGRVAHHGNLYVLENQLMEYVPATAKKSPDRLDAMVYALIELSGAQPVGMMIPKRLR; encoded by the coding sequence ATGACGACTGCTGAGCAAAAGAGCTATGCGAGAAAGATAGAATGCGAAGAAGACGGGCTTTATTACGCTCGTTACTTCTTCAAGCAACGCACTGGCGGGAAAATGATTATCGCGCCTCATCACAAGGTTATTCAGCAAACACTTGACCGCGTGATTGATGGTGAAATAACCCGGCTTATTATCAATGTCCCTCCTGGCTATACCAAAACCGAACTGGCGACCATTAATATGATGGGGCGCGGACTGGCATTGAACACCAGAGCCAGATTCATGCACCTTTCATACTCGCATAACCTTGCATTGCTCAACTCATCAACTGCACGAGGCATGATTAAATCAAAGGCCTATCAGAGCATGTGGCCGATGGAATTGCGTGATGACGCAGACAGTAAAGCGATGTGGTGGAATGAGTTCGGCGGCGGTGTATATGCCTCGTCAGCCGCTGGACAGGTTACCGGCTTCCGTGCTGGACACATGGAACCAGGCTGGCAGGGCGCGCTGATTATTGATGACCCGGTTAAGCCCGATGATGCGTATAGCGAAACGGTGCGTGATGGCGTGAACAACCGCTTTAACGAAACCATCAAATCACGCCTCGCGATAGAGACAACGCCGATGGTTGTCATCATGCAGCGTATCCACTACCACGATTTGAGCGGTTATCTACTTCGAGGTGGTAGCGGTGAAAAGTGGCATCACCTTAATCTTCCAGTGATTATCGACAACAGCCAGTCATACGCCGCGCAGTACCCTGAAAACACCCACGCAGTACCCATAGAGCATGGACTGCCTGATGGCTGGCTTTGGCCGTTCAAGCACAACGAATCGCATCGCGTATCGCTGTTCTCCCACCGACGCACGGTTGAAGCTCAGTACATGCAGAAGCCTCGCCGCTTCAACGCGGAGGGAGCGCTATGGACCGAGGCTGTGATAACTGCCGCGCATGAGTTAAATATCGATGGCGACAAGATTCGCACGGTCATCGCTATTGACCCGCAAGCGACAAATAGTGATGAAAGTGACGAAACAGGAATTGTTGCTGCAAGCGCTTATGGTGCAGGAGACAAAAAACAATTCTCCGTTGATGGCGATTACAGCGGCAAATACTCACCCGCAGGATGGGCAAGGAAAGCCATATGGGCGTACGAGCATCACAATGCTGACGCTATAGTGATCGAAACAAACCAGGGCGGCGATATGGCAGAGGAAACTCTGCGCAATGCAGGGTTTAAAGGCCGTATCATCCGTGTGCACGCGAGTAAAGGAAAGTATGCCCGTGCAGAACCAATATCAGCTCTGTACGAACAGGGGCGCGTGGCCCATCACGGAAATCTCTATGTGTTAGAAAATCAGTTAATGGAGTATGTGCCTGCCACTGCCAAAAAATCGCCTGACCGTCTTGATGCAATGGTTTACGCACTAATAGAACTCAGTGGCGCACAGCCAGTTGGAATGATGATACCTAAACGCCTGCGCTAA
- a CDS encoding Arc family DNA binding domain-containing protein: MEKAKDMYQRKVRFPEDVRRAIERNGEEECRQFNTELIYQLRRAYGLIGEKNAQA; encoded by the coding sequence GTGGAAAAGGCAAAAGATATGTATCAGCGCAAGGTGCGCTTTCCAGAAGACGTAAGGCGTGCCATTGAGCGTAATGGGGAAGAGGAGTGTCGTCAGTTTAATACCGAACTGATTTATCAGTTGCGTAGGGCTTACGGTTTGATTGGTGAGAAAAATGCTCAGGCTTAA
- a CDS encoding phage tail protein: MQELLEYATSSQDEVCALIIEDEHIYRCRNVHHEPREHFRISDDDWLAAEETGEVTAIFHSHPTYSPVLSAADRQMQLITGLPWLLASGGRLLKFRPVPHLLGRKFEHGVMDCYTLLRDSYHLCGIDLPDFERSNGWWLRGENLYLKNMPLNGFSQVSPVEAQPGDIIIRQPFLGADPCHAMILLDDNIVLHHDHAGHLSRREPMRPAYLKQLHSIWRHEQCSSLNLAGIYADFTAKSH, encoded by the coding sequence ATGCAGGAATTACTCGAATATGCGACATCGTCGCAGGATGAAGTGTGTGCGCTGATTATTGAAGACGAGCACATCTACCGATGCCGGAATGTTCACCATGAGCCGAGGGAACACTTTCGTATTAGTGATGATGACTGGCTCGCTGCTGAGGAAACAGGTGAGGTAACAGCAATATTTCATTCGCACCCAACTTACTCGCCGGTGCTGTCCGCTGCTGACAGGCAAATGCAACTCATAACCGGCTTGCCGTGGTTGTTAGCCAGTGGCGGAAGACTTCTTAAATTCCGTCCGGTACCGCATTTGCTGGGCCGCAAGTTTGAGCATGGTGTGATGGATTGCTACACGCTGTTACGTGATTCATACCATCTGTGCGGCATCGACCTGCCTGATTTTGAGCGCTCAAACGGCTGGTGGTTACGCGGGGAAAATCTCTACCTCAAAAACATGCCACTCAACGGATTCAGCCAGGTATCTCCGGTCGAAGCGCAACCCGGCGACATCATCATCAGGCAGCCTTTTCTCGGCGCTGACCCATGTCACGCAATGATTTTGCTGGATGACAACATCGTCCTTCATCACGACCACGCAGGGCATCTCAGCAGGCGCGAACCCATGCGGCCAGCATACCTGAAACAGCTTCATTCTATCTGGAGGCACGAACAGTGCTCATCTTTAAATTTAGCGGGCATTTACGCCGATTTTACCGCCAAATCTCACTAA
- a CDS encoding ORF6N domain-containing protein, producing the protein MQTSIDNVAKAGIVVHSKPLLVIEWAGVRVVTTETLAEGYGTATIRIQQNHIRNESRFIDGVHFYCLKGDELREFKNRLSSSESVFKHVRSLTLWTEKGAARMSKIVDTDEAWAFFERLEDSYFRPRDNLSLPQTYEQALENLLAQVKETRQIAEQRDRAVKERLWIGQKREATAMATASVAVREKNRLAERLGEGRKHAAIIPVEKKTGDTYRWQPLRKWCRENGMTAIDVEDKRFGTVKAWPRDAWLAVYGVDLRKLF; encoded by the coding sequence ATGCAAACTTCTATTGACAATGTAGCAAAGGCAGGGATCGTTGTCCACAGCAAGCCGTTGTTGGTCATTGAATGGGCTGGGGTTCGGGTTGTCACAACCGAGACTTTGGCTGAAGGTTATGGCACTGCAACAATACGAATTCAGCAAAATCATATTCGCAATGAGTCCCGTTTCATTGATGGGGTTCATTTCTATTGCCTCAAGGGTGATGAGCTAAGGGAGTTTAAAAACAGACTATCTTCAAGCGAGTCTGTTTTTAAACATGTAAGAAGCCTGACTCTCTGGACAGAGAAGGGTGCAGCCCGTATGTCAAAAATCGTTGATACCGATGAGGCGTGGGCATTCTTCGAGCGCCTGGAGGATTCATATTTCAGGCCACGTGACAATCTGTCACTACCTCAAACCTATGAGCAAGCATTAGAGAACCTTCTTGCTCAGGTGAAAGAGACGCGGCAGATAGCCGAGCAACGTGATCGCGCAGTTAAAGAGCGTCTTTGGATTGGTCAGAAACGTGAAGCGACAGCGATGGCAACAGCATCCGTGGCGGTGAGGGAAAAGAACCGGCTTGCAGAACGTCTTGGAGAGGGTCGCAAGCATGCGGCCATTATTCCAGTCGAGAAAAAGACCGGTGATACCTATCGCTGGCAACCTCTTCGGAAATGGTGCCGAGAAAATGGCATGACTGCTATTGATGTTGAGGATAAACGGTTTGGGACTGTTAAGGCGTGGCCGCGTGACGCATGGCTTGCTGTGTATGGCGTAGACCTACGGAAACTGTTCTGA
- a CDS encoding tail assembly protein gives MLIFKFSGHLRRFYRQISLNVDTPAQGLRLLIAQNHEFKKAFLGSKIRMRIAGEDVNESSVNWHMDRQLKDGSVVLFVPVVEGAITGTTALVATLVIAAASVAYSVYMARNMKTKTSAEAAESNTLTNNSFTSAENRVGQGRPVPVLLGEMAVGSNVISLGIDTVNTDDWEEIIS, from the coding sequence GTGCTCATCTTTAAATTTAGCGGGCATTTACGCCGATTTTACCGCCAAATCTCACTAAACGTTGATACCCCAGCACAAGGGCTGCGCCTGTTGATAGCGCAGAATCATGAGTTCAAAAAAGCCTTCCTCGGTTCAAAAATCAGAATGCGTATCGCGGGTGAAGACGTTAACGAATCCTCCGTTAACTGGCATATGGACAGGCAACTTAAAGATGGCTCTGTCGTTCTGTTCGTCCCGGTAGTTGAAGGCGCAATTACCGGCACGACAGCCCTTGTCGCTACGCTCGTTATTGCTGCTGCGTCGGTGGCCTATTCGGTGTACATGGCGCGCAACATGAAGACTAAAACATCAGCCGAAGCTGCGGAAAGCAACACTCTCACGAATAACTCGTTTACCAGTGCAGAGAATCGCGTGGGGCAGGGGCGGCCTGTACCGGTTTTGCTGGGTGAAATGGCGGTTGGCAGCAACGTTATCAGTCTGGGTATCGACACAGTGAATACCGATGACTGGGAAGAGATTATCAGCTAA
- a CDS encoding phage minor tail protein L, which produces MRDIPPSLIIDSVDAGVGAFIDLFEADLQPFGGDIIRFHSGTNGYYGDVIWKGIKYQAYPIVIEGFESKNEGTYARPSMAVANVTGLLTGINNDFDDMLGVVITRRQVPVKYLDAVNFPNGNPDADPTQEAVSRYVVEEMTEETMEQVTYTLATPIDCDNAIVPARTILADVCQWEYRGIGCGYDGPPVADERDNPTTDQNRDKCSHRRSGCRFRYPRPEPMPISSFPGSQKVS; this is translated from the coding sequence GTGAGAGACATACCACCCAGCCTGATTATCGACAGCGTTGACGCTGGTGTAGGGGCGTTCATTGACCTGTTTGAGGCAGACCTTCAGCCATTCGGCGGCGACATTATCAGATTCCATTCCGGCACCAACGGCTATTACGGTGACGTAATCTGGAAGGGCATCAAATACCAGGCGTATCCGATTGTCATTGAAGGATTCGAATCGAAGAACGAAGGGACTTATGCCAGACCATCGATGGCGGTAGCAAACGTAACCGGCCTGCTAACTGGCATAAACAATGATTTTGACGACATGCTCGGCGTTGTTATCACGCGGCGTCAGGTACCTGTTAAATATCTTGATGCTGTCAATTTCCCCAACGGTAATCCTGACGCTGACCCAACACAGGAGGCGGTGTCACGCTATGTTGTTGAGGAGATGACTGAGGAGACGATGGAGCAGGTCACGTACACACTGGCAACGCCCATAGACTGTGATAATGCCATCGTACCGGCACGGACAATCCTCGCTGACGTGTGCCAGTGGGAATACCGCGGTATTGGATGTGGCTACGATGGCCCCCCCGTTGCAGATGAGCGTGATAACCCGACAACCGACCAGAACAGAGATAAATGTTCACACCGTCGCAGTGGCTGCCGGTTCCGTTATCCACGACCTGAACCAATGCCAATCAGCAGTTTTCCCGGCTCTCAGAAGGTTTCCTGA
- a CDS encoding Arc family DNA-binding protein encodes MSREDPQLRIRLPSELKKQVEDASRANNRSMNAEIVSRLDASFLSNAYSEEFISAEDALKFANKAKEELSGIILERAFAEISKKIRLGHTSFYVELGDLDLEGLEDDEFPGVFELAFSRLQGLGYTISEMSWDVDGFMVEIPKKKPTE; translated from the coding sequence ATGAGTAGAGAAGATCCGCAGTTACGCATTAGGCTTCCAAGCGAATTGAAAAAGCAGGTTGAAGATGCGTCCAGAGCTAATAATCGCTCCATGAATGCTGAGATCGTGTCGAGACTTGATGCTAGCTTTCTGAGCAATGCTTATTCAGAGGAATTTATTTCGGCGGAAGATGCCTTAAAATTTGCTAACAAAGCTAAAGAAGAACTTTCAGGAATAATATTAGAAAGAGCATTTGCGGAAATAAGTAAGAAGATAAGATTAGGTCACACCTCTTTCTATGTAGAGTTAGGTGACCTTGACCTTGAAGGCCTTGAAGACGATGAGTTCCCTGGCGTTTTTGAGCTCGCCTTCTCACGATTACAGGGTCTTGGCTACACCATCTCTGAAATGTCATGGGATGTCGACGGCTTTATGGTTGAGATCCCCAAGAAAAAGCCCACCGAGTAG
- a CDS encoding DUF551 domain-containing protein — protein MAWISVSERLPDPFVKVWLMTDTGRRVTGYLKGNGEWHVLCRKVAAERPTITEWEES, from the coding sequence ATGGCGTGGATATCAGTTAGCGAGCGATTGCCGGATCCATTCGTGAAGGTCTGGCTCATGACCGATACAGGAAGGCGCGTCACTGGTTACCTGAAGGGAAACGGCGAATGGCATGTTCTTTGCCGCAAGGTTGCCGCCGAGCGCCCAACAATAACTGAGTGGGAGGAGTCGTGA
- a CDS encoding terminase small subunit, whose translation MALTDKQEMFCCEYLIDLNATQAAIRAGYSAKTANRIAAQLLSKVDIQNRISELKTRRNEDVGINADYVLQRLVEIDQMDVLDILTDTGDLKPVAEWPKIWRTSLSGLDIMAMAGDGDTAALLKKIKWPDKVKSLELLGKHISVQAFKEQAAHEHTGKNGGPIEATTLTKDEYKAARREMLEDDDC comes from the coding sequence ATGGCACTCACTGACAAGCAGGAAATGTTTTGTTGCGAGTACCTCATCGATTTAAACGCCACGCAAGCGGCTATTCGGGCGGGGTACAGCGCAAAAACCGCAAACCGTATCGCCGCTCAATTGTTGTCAAAAGTTGACATTCAAAACAGAATCTCCGAACTCAAAACAAGGCGCAATGAAGATGTTGGAATTAACGCTGATTATGTGCTCCAGCGTCTGGTTGAAATAGACCAGATGGATGTGCTCGACATCCTCACCGATACGGGCGACCTGAAGCCAGTTGCAGAATGGCCGAAAATCTGGAGAACGTCACTATCAGGGCTGGATATAATGGCAATGGCTGGTGATGGCGATACAGCAGCACTGCTCAAGAAAATTAAATGGCCTGACAAGGTGAAGAGCCTAGAATTGCTGGGTAAGCACATATCTGTTCAGGCATTTAAGGAGCAGGCGGCGCATGAGCACACCGGAAAAAATGGTGGACCGATTGAAGCGACGACATTGACGAAAGACGAATACAAAGCTGCACGGCGGGAGATGCTGGAGGATGACGACTGCTGA
- a CDS encoding DUF1073 domain-containing protein has protein sequence MNKNLQLAVNHAMNDAIARARMGLLAPTMGLDNKRGSAWCEYGFPQQVTYDNLYSLYRRGGIAHGAVEKLVSKCWQTNPEIIEGELSDETRKETAWERKTKAVFTNRLWRSFADADRRRLVGRYAGILLHIRDGKAWSQPVTKGHGLEKITVAWAGSLKPGEWDSGLNSRTYGQPKMWQYTEHLPNGSSRRVDVHPDRVFILGDYSGDAIGFLEPGYNAAVSLEKVEGGSGESFLKNAARQLSVNFEKDIDFNNIASLYGVSVTDLQDKFNEVAGEINRGNDVLMTTQGASVTPLVTAVADPGPTYDVNLQTFAASVDEPVKILVGMQTGERASTEDQKYMNARCQSRRGDLSFDIEDFCDKLVDLKIIDHVGQKTVIWDDLNAQTDSEKLESAKLMADINSVSLATGETVFTGEEIRTAAGFEGSPEPLWEDDDDEESKAADTTI, from the coding sequence ATGAATAAAAATCTCCAACTCGCCGTCAATCACGCGATGAATGACGCGATTGCTCGCGCCCGTATGGGGCTACTGGCACCAACGATGGGGCTGGACAATAAGCGCGGATCCGCATGGTGTGAGTACGGATTCCCACAACAAGTCACCTACGATAACCTTTATTCACTGTACCGTCGTGGCGGTATTGCTCACGGCGCTGTAGAAAAGCTGGTAAGTAAATGCTGGCAGACAAACCCTGAAATTATTGAAGGGGAGTTGTCAGACGAGACTCGCAAAGAAACAGCATGGGAGCGAAAAACCAAGGCAGTTTTCACAAATCGCCTGTGGCGGTCCTTTGCTGACGCTGACCGCCGCCGTCTGGTTGGACGCTATGCAGGCATCCTGCTGCATATTCGTGATGGAAAGGCATGGAGCCAACCTGTAACGAAAGGGCATGGTCTTGAGAAAATAACGGTTGCCTGGGCTGGTTCTTTAAAGCCTGGTGAGTGGGATAGCGGCCTAAACTCGCGCACATACGGGCAACCAAAAATGTGGCAATACACAGAGCACCTTCCGAATGGCTCCAGTCGTAGGGTTGATGTCCACCCAGATAGGGTGTTTATCCTTGGTGATTATTCTGGTGACGCTATCGGGTTCCTTGAGCCTGGCTATAACGCCGCGGTGAGTCTGGAGAAAGTTGAAGGTGGTAGCGGTGAGTCATTCCTGAAGAACGCAGCAAGGCAGTTGAGCGTAAATTTTGAGAAAGACATCGACTTCAACAACATAGCCTCACTATACGGCGTATCAGTCACAGATTTGCAGGATAAATTCAATGAAGTAGCTGGTGAAATTAACCGCGGCAACGATGTGTTGATGACTACTCAGGGTGCATCGGTTACACCTCTGGTAACAGCAGTAGCCGACCCCGGCCCAACGTATGACGTTAACCTGCAAACATTCGCGGCATCTGTTGATGAGCCGGTAAAAATTCTCGTAGGTATGCAAACCGGGGAGCGAGCCAGCACAGAAGACCAGAAGTACATGAACGCCCGCTGTCAGTCACGCCGTGGTGACCTCTCATTCGATATTGAGGACTTTTGCGACAAGCTTGTAGACCTGAAAATAATCGACCATGTGGGCCAGAAAACGGTTATCTGGGACGACCTCAACGCGCAGACGGATAGTGAAAAACTTGAGTCAGCAAAGCTGATGGCTGATATCAACAGTGTTTCACTTGCGACTGGTGAGACTGTGTTTACAGGCGAGGAGATTCGCACTGCTGCCGGATTCGAGGGGTCACCAGAACCACTGTGGGAGGATGACGACGATGAGGAAAGCAAGGCCGCCGATACTACCATCTAA
- a CDS encoding phage head morphogenesis protein, which translates to MTTMRKARPPILPSNQADPTGVDRLERGGMKEFVKRIRRIVTVYKNILNRIPASPSVNKRYVYDLDTTLLSMLLRNASSLVDEILGANNDTDFWFWSQYVNPAYQRGTAQEFANLAQQSAVYAAGQESLASILLSEPYRRRLILVRSRVFEEMLGLSAGIKTDMARILTDGLGRGQNPVDIARRLSEQTGIEIRRANRIARTEVTTALRRARWDESDDAAERYGIITRQLHLSALSPTTRREHALRHAHLYTTDEVREWYSVNANSINCKCTQVSVLVDEAGNPLYPNVIDMAKKRLEKAKQAGLIPNHLHCDCGKHKAA; encoded by the coding sequence ATGACGACGATGAGGAAAGCAAGGCCGCCGATACTACCATCTAACCAGGCCGACCCAACTGGAGTAGACCGCCTCGAACGCGGGGGGATGAAAGAATTCGTTAAACGCATCCGACGAATAGTGACAGTTTACAAAAATATCCTCAATCGCATCCCTGCATCACCATCAGTCAATAAACGATATGTCTACGACCTCGACACTACGCTTCTATCAATGCTGCTGCGTAATGCATCGTCGCTGGTGGATGAAATTCTGGGAGCTAATAACGACACTGATTTCTGGTTCTGGAGTCAGTACGTCAATCCAGCATATCAGCGCGGAACGGCTCAGGAGTTCGCTAACCTCGCTCAGCAATCAGCGGTCTATGCCGCAGGGCAAGAAAGTCTTGCCTCTATCCTGCTCAGCGAGCCATATCGACGCCGCCTGATACTTGTGCGCTCACGTGTTTTTGAGGAAATGCTGGGGCTGAGTGCTGGCATCAAAACTGATATGGCGCGCATCCTGACAGATGGGTTGGGGCGCGGGCAGAATCCGGTTGATATAGCGCGGCGACTATCAGAGCAGACAGGTATAGAGATACGTCGCGCTAATCGAATAGCCCGTACTGAGGTTACGACTGCGCTCAGGCGTGCAAGATGGGATGAGTCTGACGATGCCGCCGAGCGTTACGGCATTATAACGCGGCAACTACACCTGTCGGCTCTGAGCCCCACCACGCGGCGTGAGCACGCTCTGAGGCATGCTCATTTATACACCACGGACGAAGTGCGCGAGTGGTACAGCGTCAATGCGAACTCCATTAACTGCAAATGCACACAGGTATCAGTGCTGGTCGATGAGGCTGGCAATCCGCTTTATCCGAACGTCATTGATATGGCTAAAAAGCGCCTGGAAAAGGCAAAACAGGCAGGACTAATACCAAATCACCTCCATTGCGATTGCGGGAAACATAAAGCCGCATAG
- a CDS encoding phage tail protein, giving the protein MPETFTWTPQRGYSVERTPNVAVVKFGDGYEQRQVRGINPLMDKYSLTFRGVSGACRSNAAKDAEEFLRARNAVEAFYWTPSDTGVQRLFVCRSWNMTKTGPLYELTATFEQVPR; this is encoded by the coding sequence ATGCCAGAAACATTCACATGGACACCGCAGCGCGGCTATTCAGTCGAGCGAACGCCGAATGTTGCAGTAGTAAAGTTTGGTGACGGCTACGAACAGCGTCAGGTGAGGGGTATCAATCCGTTGATGGACAAATACTCGCTTACCTTCCGCGGCGTGAGCGGTGCCTGCCGGAGCAATGCAGCTAAAGACGCAGAGGAATTCTTACGAGCGCGTAACGCAGTAGAGGCGTTTTACTGGACGCCATCAGACACAGGAGTACAACGATTATTCGTCTGCCGCTCCTGGAATATGACAAAGACGGGGCCGCTTTACGAACTGACGGCCACATTTGAACAAGTACCACGATGA
- a CDS encoding Bro-N domain-containing protein, with product MGSVAKNGFNFHGVTLTPVQQMSDVWFTSADLAKALKYSNSRAVTMLYQKYADEFSAGMTQVLEVSTSGNYRKKVRIFSLRGAHLIAMFSRTEVAKEFRHWVLDILDREVASGSIHPAFDFAKATHNAQAISKQLAAIKDMWRGGLEDALRLIEYKHCGDISETLSDMTFFVVPLENSLRQYGGEKGIH from the coding sequence ATGGGCAGTGTAGCGAAAAACGGATTCAACTTCCACGGCGTCACGCTTACACCGGTACAGCAGATGAGCGATGTCTGGTTCACCTCTGCCGACCTTGCTAAGGCGCTGAAATACTCTAACAGTCGCGCTGTGACCATGCTTTACCAGAAATATGCTGACGAGTTTTCTGCCGGAATGACTCAGGTACTCGAAGTGAGTACCTCAGGCAACTACCGCAAAAAGGTCCGCATTTTCTCGCTGCGCGGCGCTCATCTCATCGCGATGTTTTCACGCACAGAGGTAGCCAAAGAATTTCGCCACTGGGTGCTGGACATACTCGACCGTGAAGTAGCGAGTGGCAGCATTCATCCTGCTTTCGATTTTGCTAAGGCTACACATAACGCTCAGGCAATCAGCAAGCAACTGGCGGCAATAAAGGATATGTGGCGTGGTGGTCTTGAGGATGCACTCAGACTAATTGAATACAAACATTGTGGCGACATCAGTGAAACGCTGTCAGATATGACGTTCTTTGTTGTACCGCTTGAGAATAGCCTTCGTCAGTATGGCGGGGAAAAGGGGATACATTGA
- a CDS encoding HNH endonuclease yields MQELTFAYLREALSYDPDSGLFTWKARPKSHFSSVKACNQSNSHFAGKIAGSKDPKHGYLRIKLCGKNHKAHRLAWLFMHGCWPEGEIDHVNGIRDDNRMENLRDVSHKLNMRNRATPITNRHGLPGVSYRNRKKPWFAQIMNNDGRNEYLGSFKTPEEASCAYLLRARELGYHEQHGNRS; encoded by the coding sequence ATGCAGGAGTTAACCTTCGCATATCTGCGTGAGGCTCTTTCCTATGACCCTGATTCTGGTTTATTTACCTGGAAAGCAAGGCCGAAAAGCCATTTCAGCAGTGTGAAGGCATGTAATCAGTCAAATTCTCACTTTGCCGGGAAAATTGCGGGGAGTAAGGACCCTAAGCATGGATACCTACGAATTAAGCTTTGTGGGAAAAATCATAAGGCACATCGGCTTGCATGGCTTTTTATGCATGGTTGCTGGCCTGAGGGTGAGATTGACCATGTTAATGGCATAAGAGATGACAACAGGATGGAAAACCTTCGCGATGTTTCCCACAAACTGAATATGCGAAATAGGGCCACCCCAATAACAAATAGACATGGTCTGCCTGGCGTCTCATATAGAAACAGAAAGAAACCATGGTTTGCGCAGATTATGAATAACGATGGCAGAAACGAATATCTTGGTTCATTCAAAACTCCGGAAGAGGCTTCTTGCGCCTATCTCCTGAGGGCGAGAGAGCTTGGCTATCACGAACAACACGGTAATAGGAGTTAA
- a CDS encoding Rha family transcriptional regulator: MNHPTIINGFDFRELVFLSGAECSTDSLKVAKAFRREHKDVLRKTRAVIKQCSPSFAERNFTLCYENNELQNGKPQPFYKMTRNGWTMLVFSFTGAAAFAFKEAYIAAFDWMADVLAKGKSSLEAERNAVMLEYMKEKDVASMSGRLLRRWGKEKKPKLLSKLEHLEKQGRFNLGFDDRLLEL, from the coding sequence ATGAACCATCCGACTATCATTAACGGGTTCGATTTTCGCGAACTGGTTTTCCTCTCAGGAGCGGAATGCTCTACCGACTCATTAAAAGTGGCCAAAGCTTTTCGTCGGGAACACAAAGATGTTCTCCGTAAAACTCGTGCCGTCATTAAGCAGTGCTCTCCCTCATTTGCAGAGCGCAATTTTACGCTTTGCTATGAAAACAATGAGTTACAAAACGGAAAGCCTCAGCCGTTCTATAAAATGACGCGCAATGGCTGGACAATGTTGGTCTTTAGCTTCACCGGTGCTGCCGCATTTGCTTTCAAGGAGGCTTACATTGCCGCTTTCGACTGGATGGCTGACGTGCTGGCGAAGGGTAAAAGCAGTCTTGAAGCAGAGCGGAATGCAGTCATGCTGGAGTACATGAAGGAAAAGGATGTTGCCAGCATGTCTGGTCGCCTGCTGCGGCGGTGGGGTAAAGAGAAAAAGCCAAAGCTGTTATCGAAGCTTGAACATCTGGAGAAACAAGGACGGTTTAACCTTGGCTTTGATGATAGGTTGCTGGAGCTGTGA